A region of Nakaseomyces glabratus chromosome M, complete sequence DNA encodes the following proteins:
- the GAS1 gene encoding 1,3-beta-glucanosyltransferase GAS1 (CAGL0M13849g~Putative glycoside hydrolase of the Gas/Phr family; predicted GPI-anchor): protein MFFKNTLAALTAASALFSTVKADDLPPIEIVGNKFFFSNNGSQFYMRGIAYQADTANATSGATINDPLADFSSCSRDIPYLQQLATNVIRVYAVNTSLDHDECMKALNDAGIYVIADLSAPKTSVNRDSPSWDLELYERYTSVVDMFANYSNVLGFFAGNEVTNNSTNTDASAFVKAAVRDTKQYIKSKGYRKIPVGYSSNDDADTRVSIADYFACGDEDQRADFYGINMYEWCGNSNLQKSGYADRTKEFSNLSIPLFFSEYGCNEVTPRLFTEVQALFGDQMTDVWSGGIVYLYFEEENHYGLVSIDGNDVKTLDDFNNYSKQIHSISPSSANTASYSASSTSLSCPTSNSYWKASSNLPPTPDKDLCLCMDDANSCIVADKVDEDDYKDLYGYVCGEIDCSGITGNGTTGKYGSYSFCSPKEKLNFVLNLYYQSKGGSKSDCDFSGSASVRSATTHAGCASALKEIGSVGTNSATDSATYSGSGTGSMSTSKASASGSSKGSSSAKSGSASGSSSSSSRSATSSSKSNKKNAGVNLKTDLFQVIATSVISISMLAGLGFVLA, encoded by the coding sequence atgtttttcaaaaacacTTTAGCAGCATTAACTGCTGCCAGTGCTTTATTTAGTACTGTAAAGGCTGATGATCTACCACctattgaaattgttggtaacaagttttttttctctaaCAATGGTTCTCAGTTTTACATGAGAGGTATTGCCTACCAAGCTGATACTGCAAATGCTACTTCAGGTGCCACTATTAATGATCCTTTAGCAGACTTTTCATCATGTTCAAGAGATATTCCATATTTGCAACAGCTTGCCACAAATGTTATTCGTGTCTACGCTGTCAATACATCTTTAGACCATGATGAGTGTATGAAGGCCTTAAATGATGCTGGTATCTATGTCATTGCTGACCTTTCTGCACCAAAGACATCAGTTAACAGAGACAGTCCATCATGGGATCTTGAACTATATGAACGTTACACTTCTGTTGTCGATATGTTTGCCAACTACTCAAATGTTTTGGGTTTCTTTGCAGGTAACGAGGTTACTAATAACTCTACCAACACAGATGCTTCTGCATTTGTTAAGGCAGCTGTTAGAGACACCAAGCAATATATTAAATCGAAAGGTTACAGAAAGATCCCTGTTGGTTATTCTTCTAACGATGATGCTGATACTAGAGTTTCAATTGCTGACTACTTTGCATGTGGTGACGAAGACCAAAGGGCTGATTTTTACGGTATTAATATGTATGAATGGTGTGGTAACTCCAACTTACAAAAATCTGGTTATGCTGACAGAACTAAGGAATTTTCAAATCTGTCAATTCCACTTTTCTTCTCTGAATATGGTTGTAATGAAGTCACTCCAAGACTTTTCACTGAAGTTCAAGCTCTATTTGGAGATCAAATGACTGATGTGTGGTCCGGTGGTATTGTATACCTTtactttgaagaagagaaccATTACGGTTTGGTCAGTATTGATGGCAATGATGTGAAGACATTGGATGACTTCAACAACTACTCTAAACAAATTCATAGCATAAGTCCATCTTCCGCTAACACTGCATCTTACTCAGCCTCTTCTACTTCATTGTCCTGCCCAACTTCTAACAGCTACTGGAAGGCTTCTAGTAATCTTCCTCCAACACCAGATAAGGATTTGTGTCTATGTATGGATGATGCTAACAGCTGCATTGTTGCTGACAaggttgatgaagatgactATAAGGACCTATACGGTTATGTTTGTGGTGAAATTGACTGTAGTGGTATTACCGGTAATGGTACGACTGGTAAGTATGGTTCTTACTCCTTCTGTTCTCCTAAGGAAAAGCTGAACTTCGTCTTGAATTTGTACTATCAATCTAAGGGTGGTTCAAAGTCTGACTGTGACTTCAGCGGTTCTGCTTCTGTCAGATCCGCCACTACCCATGCTGGTTGTGCTTCCGCCTTGAAGGAAATTGGTAGTGTCGGTACGAACTCTGCTACTGACTCTGCCACATACTCAGGATCTGGTACTGGATCCATGTCTACTTCAAAGGCTTCTGCCAGTGGCTCATCCAAGGGCTCCTCCTCTGCCAAGTCTGGTTCTGCAAGTGGTTCTTCGTCTTCCTCTTCTCGTTCTGCCACTTCCTCTTCCAAAAGCAACAAGAAGAATGCCGGTGTCAACTTGAAGACTGACTTATTCCAAGTTATTGCTACATCTGTCATTTCAATTTCCATGCTTGCTGGTCTTGGATTTGTTCTTGCTTAA